In the Clostridium beijerinckii genome, one interval contains:
- a CDS encoding transglutaminase domain-containing protein, with protein MKSLRLRNIIICTLVAASITVLTPIGVSAEWKSNYKGWWYTEGNSYATGWRKIDGFWYYFYQNGYMAQNTTIDGYYLNSRGVWIDSVNTLIGQEILKNVSIQNPSFYIECPSSGVDISNLENIIKDDISKLKITNSYEMFNVSDYDVTMTSDGSDTIGIQIKCNYKITAGMEADLDSKVRSIVAQIAPDSMSQPEKERAIHDWIINNTKYDQSLTIYDPYNTLIKHTGVCEGYSLLAQKMFTIAGIKSMVVEGTADGQAHAWNLVYINNKWRHVDCTWDDPVSNYGDVIQYDYYNLTDQEISADHSWDTSVYPNAN; from the coding sequence ATGAAAAGTCTAAGATTAAGAAATATTATTATTTGTACATTGGTTGCAGCTTCGATTACAGTGCTAACTCCAATAGGAGTTTCGGCAGAGTGGAAGTCTAATTATAAAGGCTGGTGGTATACAGAAGGTAATTCGTATGCCACTGGATGGAGAAAGATAGATGGCTTTTGGTATTATTTCTACCAAAATGGATATATGGCACAGAACACTACTATTGATGGATATTACTTGAATTCCAGAGGAGTGTGGATTGACTCTGTAAATACATTAATAGGACAAGAAATATTAAAGAATGTCAGTATTCAAAATCCATCATTTTATATAGAGTGTCCAAGTAGTGGTGTGGATATTAGCAACCTAGAAAATATTATTAAAGATGATATAAGCAAGCTAAAAATAACTAACTCTTATGAAATGTTTAATGTATCTGATTACGATGTAACCATGACAAGTGATGGATCAGATACTATTGGAATACAGATTAAATGCAATTATAAAATTACTGCAGGAATGGAAGCAGATTTGGATTCGAAAGTGAGATCCATAGTCGCACAGATTGCTCCAGATAGCATGAGTCAGCCAGAGAAAGAACGTGCGATACATGATTGGATAATAAATAATACAAAATATGATCAATCTTTAACTATATATGATCCTTATAATACTTTAATTAAACATACTGGAGTCTGCGAGGGATATTCTCTTTTGGCTCAAAAAATGTTTACTATTGCAGGAATTAAATCAATGGTTGTAGAGGGTACTGCTGATGGACAGGCTCATGCATGGAACTTGGTTTATATAAATAACAAATGGCGTCATGTGGACTGTACGTGGGATGATCCTGTATCTAATTACGGTGATGTTATACAATATGACTATTATAACTTAACAGACCAAGAAATAAGTGCAGATCATTCATGGGACACCTCGGTTTATCCAAATGCTAATTAG
- a CDS encoding peptide-binding protein, giving the protein MFLRKNKILAGMLSMLLSILLLNGCGSTSAEIPTNSSADNQSSSGESVLRYAVESSPKGLFSPLLSNTTYDNNVNSLVYSPLILLDENNDFKSGLADKYEFSGDNLTVTFNLRKDVKWHDGEDFTADDVAFTFTSMADPKYTGSRFNEISKIVGAQDYHDGKADSISGIKVIDKYTISFTYSKVYAPALSNFSQRGIIPKHIWSKVNVADWDKQSDLLNKPVGTGPYKLIDFKPDQYVELAKNDSYFGGAPKIDKFIFKVANTETELSELAKGDLDIVELSSTKEEDLKMLKDAGIKIEEKPSANYQFMTMNGNRDFFKDKRVRQAITYAINRKGIVDSLLGEHGQVINAPISLAGWAYPKSGLNTYDYNADKAKELLKEAGWIENNGVLEKDGKKFEVDLMVPTGNKVREQSAPIIQQNLKDVGIIVNISTMDVASAMAKTKGQGDYDMGLLGFTLEVDPGDADRYWSSSIANNSQFNFSNFINAKSDEFIEKAATTIDRNERKEVYAKWGQLLNDEAPYVFLYSQNAIRAHNPKLQGYKYSAYSVFPDIQNWTISK; this is encoded by the coding sequence ATGTTTCTGAGAAAAAATAAAATATTAGCTGGTATGCTCTCGATGTTACTATCTATATTGCTATTAAACGGTTGTGGAAGTACATCTGCAGAAATACCAACTAATTCATCAGCAGATAATCAATCATCAAGTGGTGAATCTGTATTAAGATATGCTGTAGAATCTTCACCTAAAGGTTTGTTTAGCCCATTATTATCAAATACAACGTATGATAATAATGTAAATAGCTTGGTATATTCACCATTGATTTTATTGGATGAGAATAATGATTTTAAGTCTGGACTTGCAGATAAATATGAATTTTCAGGTGATAATCTTACTGTGACATTCAATTTAAGAAAAGATGTGAAATGGCATGATGGAGAAGATTTTACAGCAGATGATGTTGCATTTACATTTACTAGTATGGCTGATCCAAAGTATACAGGATCAAGATTCAATGAAATTTCCAAAATAGTTGGTGCGCAGGATTATCACGATGGTAAAGCAGATTCTATAAGTGGAATTAAGGTTATTGATAAATATACCATAAGCTTTACATATTCTAAAGTTTATGCACCAGCATTATCAAATTTTTCACAGCGTGGAATAATTCCGAAGCATATTTGGAGTAAAGTAAATGTTGCTGATTGGGACAAACAAAGTGATTTACTTAACAAGCCTGTAGGAACCGGACCATATAAGCTTATAGATTTTAAACCAGACCAATATGTTGAATTAGCTAAAAACGATAGTTATTTTGGAGGGGCTCCTAAAATAGATAAATTTATTTTTAAGGTTGCTAATACAGAAACAGAGCTTTCAGAGTTAGCAAAGGGGGATCTTGATATTGTTGAACTTTCAAGCACAAAAGAAGAAGATTTAAAGATGTTAAAAGATGCAGGTATAAAAATAGAGGAGAAACCAAGTGCTAATTATCAATTTATGACTATGAATGGCAATAGAGATTTCTTTAAAGATAAAAGAGTACGTCAAGCAATCACTTATGCGATAAACAGAAAAGGCATAGTTGATAGTTTACTAGGTGAACATGGACAAGTAATAAATGCACCTATATCTCTAGCTGGATGGGCTTATCCTAAGTCAGGACTTAATACCTATGATTATAATGCGGATAAGGCTAAAGAATTACTAAAAGAAGCTGGATGGATTGAAAATAATGGAGTTCTTGAAAAGGATGGTAAGAAATTTGAAGTGGATTTAATGGTTCCGACAGGAAATAAGGTTCGTGAACAAAGTGCTCCAATTATTCAGCAAAATTTAAAGGATGTAGGTATCATAGTAAATATCAGCACTATGGATGTTGCTTCTGCTATGGCAAAAACTAAAGGACAAGGAGATTATGACATGGGATTATTAGGATTCACCTTAGAAGTTGATCCAGGTGATGCCGATCGTTATTGGTCTTCAAGCATTGCAAATAATTCTCAATTTAATTTTTCTAATTTTATAAATGCTAAAAGTGATGAATTTATAGAAAAGGCTGCAACTACTATTGATCGTAATGAACGTAAAGAAGTTTATGCAAAATGGGGACAATTATTGAATGATGAAGCACCATATGTATTTTTATATTCACAAAATGCTATTCGTGCTCATAATCCTAAATTGCAAGGATATAAGTACTCAGCATATTCTGTATTTCCAGACATACAAAACTGGACGATTTCAAAATAG
- a CDS encoding sensor histidine kinase — MEDRRYLECIEEISYILLKNHKVFKVSQQFAEITEYTTADLLGKSIAEIFKILRVGPSVDIKNIAEKADYFLFTKSLEFRSISIEIIKEEGSQLFIIREKPNSRLEAKHTYLSELCKSNFVGVAVYSVPDMILIKANQQYLDFLEPPFNKSYYSIGKNIDKIILGWSGSKVEKFWKEAILTGKAVQVKEYEHIGYERGITYWDSIIIPVTEGESIKYVVSNTYEVTEKVLNRKKVEEQIDAINLQNKEMEAVFESIPNGVFVRSKEGDILQQNEISRKLIEHSNESKTSYGKNSEAKYFNESGKEIDIEDMPSFRALKGEKIKNQRITVVDNGKESVLDMSSSPIYDKENTVLMSVTAFDDITELVSNEKKIRNNREQLKAIIDNMSDGVVAIGKCGNLVMLNKAAEKHFNVIKIIEGRNKNDSEIEYFDVNMKELREGSLPSDRILRGEIITEYRIIIKRYSENIYMCISGSPVYDDSGNFLFGMMCMKDITEKVKQERIIKSQHDSVLQAEFERNEALEKTIAMKDEFLSIISHEFRTPLNVINSAVQAMEYICFNELSNNTKKYLGMIKLNTFRQLRLVNNILDITSSNLKSTKINKKNIDIVFFIDAIVESVRSYANKKEIDLILETSYKEFVVAIDSEKFERILLNLLSNAIKFTSNNKKITVRFNTLKENIFIEVSDEGIGIPSDKIDTIFEQFGQVDSSLSRQVEGTGLGLSLVKKFVEDLGGRIFVNSKVSKGSAFIVMLPNEKVTETYEYRSSKEFFYNHILESTRVEFSDIYL, encoded by the coding sequence ATGGAAGATAGAAGGTACCTTGAGTGCATAGAAGAGATTTCTTATATATTATTAAAAAATCATAAGGTTTTTAAGGTGAGTCAACAGTTTGCAGAAATTACGGAATATACAACTGCTGACTTGCTTGGAAAAAGTATCGCAGAGATATTTAAAATTCTAAGAGTCGGCCCAAGCGTTGATATAAAAAACATCGCTGAAAAGGCCGACTATTTTTTATTTACTAAATCTCTTGAATTTAGATCAATTTCAATAGAAATAATTAAGGAAGAAGGTAGTCAATTATTTATTATTAGAGAAAAACCAAATTCAAGACTTGAAGCTAAACATACATATTTATCGGAATTATGTAAATCAAACTTCGTGGGAGTAGCTGTTTATAGTGTTCCTGATATGATACTTATCAAGGCGAATCAGCAATATTTAGATTTCTTAGAACCTCCGTTTAATAAATCATATTATAGTATAGGAAAAAATATAGATAAGATTATATTAGGATGGAGCGGAAGTAAGGTAGAAAAGTTTTGGAAGGAAGCTATACTTACAGGAAAAGCAGTTCAAGTAAAAGAATATGAACATATTGGATATGAAAGAGGAATTACATATTGGGATTCAATAATTATTCCAGTTACAGAAGGTGAAAGTATAAAATATGTGGTAAGTAATACATATGAAGTTACAGAAAAGGTACTTAATAGAAAGAAAGTTGAAGAACAAATTGATGCCATTAACCTTCAAAACAAAGAAATGGAGGCTGTATTTGAAAGTATTCCAAATGGAGTATTCGTTAGATCAAAAGAAGGAGATATACTTCAGCAAAATGAGATATCGAGAAAATTGATTGAACACTCTAATGAGTCAAAGACTTCATATGGAAAAAATAGTGAAGCTAAATACTTTAATGAATCAGGAAAAGAAATTGATATTGAAGACATGCCATCGTTTCGCGCTTTAAAAGGTGAGAAAATTAAAAATCAACGTATTACAGTTGTAGATAACGGTAAAGAAAGTGTTTTAGATATGAGTTCTTCACCTATTTATGATAAAGAAAATACTGTGTTAATGTCAGTTACCGCCTTTGATGATATTACAGAACTTGTAAGTAATGAGAAAAAAATTAGAAATAATAGAGAGCAATTAAAAGCAATTATTGATAACATGTCTGATGGAGTTGTAGCTATAGGAAAATGCGGCAATCTGGTTATGCTTAATAAAGCAGCAGAGAAACATTTTAATGTTATAAAAATAATTGAAGGAAGAAATAAAAATGATAGTGAAATAGAATATTTTGATGTTAATATGAAGGAATTGAGGGAGGGGAGTCTTCCGTCAGATAGAATTTTAAGAGGAGAAATAATTACTGAGTATAGAATAATTATAAAGAGATATAGCGAAAATATATATATGTGTATAAGTGGTAGTCCTGTATATGATGATAGTGGTAATTTCTTATTTGGAATGATGTGTATGAAAGATATAACGGAAAAAGTTAAGCAGGAAAGGATCATAAAATCTCAACATGATTCAGTTTTGCAGGCGGAATTTGAAAGGAATGAAGCATTAGAAAAAACAATAGCTATGAAGGATGAATTTCTTTCCATAATATCTCATGAATTCAGAACACCACTAAATGTAATTAATTCAGCAGTACAAGCTATGGAGTATATTTGTTTTAATGAGTTATCAAATAATACTAAAAAATATTTGGGGATGATAAAACTTAATACATTTAGACAATTAAGGCTAGTAAACAATATTCTTGATATAACTAGTTCAAATTTGAAGAGTACTAAGATAAATAAAAAGAATATAGATATTGTTTTTTTTATAGATGCGATTGTTGAGTCTGTAAGATCATATGCTAATAAAAAAGAAATTGATTTGATATTAGAAACATCATATAAAGAATTTGTGGTCGCTATTGATAGTGAAAAATTCGAAAGGATACTTTTAAATCTTCTCTCTAATGCCATTAAATTTACTTCTAATAATAAGAAAATAACTGTACGCTTTAATACTTTAAAAGAAAATATATTTATAGAAGTAAGTGATGAAGGTATAGGTATTCCAAGTGATAAAATAGATACAATTTTTGAGCAGTTTGGGCAGGTAGATAGTTCTCTATCTCGTCAAGTGGAGGGAACAGGATTAGGATTATCATTAGTTAAGAAATTTGTTGAGGATCTAGGTGGGAGAATTTTTGTAAATAGTAAAGTTAGCAAAGGGAGCGCTTTTATAGTAATGCTACCAAATGAAAAGGTTACCGAAACATATGAGTACAGATCATCAAAGGAGTTTTTTTATAATCACATTTTAGAATCAACTAGGGTGGAATTCTCTGATATTTATCTATGA
- a CDS encoding 6-phospho-beta-glucosidase, translated as MAFGKDFLWGGAVAAHQVEGGWNKGGKGPSVADVMTAGAHGVPRRITDGVIKGENYPNHEAIDFYGHYKEDIALFAEIGFKCFRTSIAWTRIFPKGDEFEPNEEGLKFYDNMFDELLKYGIQPVITLSHFEMPYHLVKKYGGWSNREVIGFFVRYATTVMERYKNKVKYWMTFNEINNQKNTINSIFAWTCSGIQFKEGENREEVMYQAVHHELVASALVVKKGHEINPDFQIGCMCSFVPIYPFSCNPDDMMLQVESMHDRYLFADVHCRGHYPSYALKEWSRKGYDIKMELEDAKILAEGTVDYLGFSYYMSDVVKSGVNEVNKDSVNGGSSASVRNPHVKASDWGWQIDPVGLRYSLNLLYERYELPLFIVENGFGAIDVKAADGSCNDNYRIDYLREHIKEMKKAIELDGVDLLGYTPWGCIDCISFTTGEMKKRYGFIYVDKDNEGNGTLERSKKKSFDWYKKVISSNGEEV; from the coding sequence ATGGCTTTTGGTAAAGATTTTTTATGGGGTGGTGCTGTTGCAGCTCATCAAGTTGAAGGTGGTTGGAATAAAGGAGGGAAAGGTCCCAGTGTTGCAGATGTAATGACCGCAGGAGCTCATGGAGTACCAAGAAGGATAACAGATGGAGTGATTAAGGGAGAAAATTATCCTAACCATGAAGCTATTGATTTTTATGGACATTATAAAGAAGATATTGCACTCTTTGCAGAAATCGGTTTTAAATGCTTTAGAACAAGTATTGCGTGGACGAGGATTTTCCCTAAAGGTGATGAATTTGAGCCTAATGAAGAAGGTTTGAAATTTTATGACAATATGTTTGATGAATTATTGAAGTATGGAATCCAACCCGTTATTACGTTAAGTCACTTTGAAATGCCTTATCATTTGGTCAAGAAGTATGGAGGGTGGAGTAATCGAGAAGTTATTGGATTTTTTGTACGTTATGCAACTACTGTAATGGAGCGCTATAAGAACAAAGTTAAGTATTGGATGACTTTTAATGAAATTAATAATCAGAAAAATACTATAAATTCTATATTTGCATGGACTTGTTCAGGGATCCAGTTTAAAGAAGGTGAAAATAGAGAAGAGGTAATGTATCAGGCTGTTCATCATGAATTAGTTGCTAGTGCATTAGTAGTTAAGAAAGGGCACGAAATAAATCCTGACTTTCAAATTGGATGTATGTGTTCATTTGTTCCTATATATCCTTTCTCCTGCAATCCAGATGATATGATGCTTCAAGTTGAATCGATGCATGATCGTTATTTGTTTGCTGATGTACATTGCAGAGGTCATTATCCTTCTTATGCATTAAAAGAATGGAGTAGAAAAGGGTATGATATCAAGATGGAACTAGAAGATGCTAAAATTTTAGCTGAGGGGACTGTAGATTATTTAGGATTTAGTTATTATATGTCTGATGTAGTTAAATCAGGAGTTAATGAAGTTAATAAGGATTCGGTAAATGGAGGATCAAGTGCAAGTGTTAGGAATCCACATGTAAAAGCCTCAGATTGGGGATGGCAAATTGATCCTGTTGGTTTAAGATATTCTTTAAATTTATTATATGAAAGATATGAACTTCCATTATTTATAGTGGAAAATGGATTTGGTGCTATTGATGTTAAGGCGGCAGATGGTTCATGTAATGATAATTATAGAATAGATTATTTAAGAGAACATATAAAAGAAATGAAAAAAGCCATTGAATTAGATGGTGTTGATTTGCTTGGATACACTCCGTGGGGATGTATTGATTGTATTTCATTTACTACAGGAGAAATGAAGAAACGTTATGGATTTATATATGTGGATAAAGATAATGAAGGAAATGGAACGTTAGAGAGATCGAAGAAGAAATCATTTGATTGGTATAAGAAAGTAATTTCATCTAATGGCGAAGAAGTTTAA
- a CDS encoding ABC transporter permease, with the protein MIVLKKYVFRRLIQTIPVLIGISIIVFMLVKLQPGDPFSSMMDPNLSQEMKEKMLEQLGYNDPILIQYFKWLMQALQGNLGYSIQFKQPVLNVIGSRLGNTVILSICSMILSILIAIPCGVISATKQFTKTDYIVTVFAFIGLSIPSFFFGMILIKVFSVNLGWLPISGMVTTGVNLTGLAFVIDVAKHMLLPMIVLALMNTASLMRYTRSDMIEILKTDYIRTARSKGVRKRNVIYQHALKNELLTLITVVTMQIPSLLSGALLTETIFVWPGIGRLNYNAVISRDYPLIMGIVMMVAIISLFTNLLADILYAAVDKRIEFD; encoded by the coding sequence GTGATCGTTCTGAAAAAATATGTATTTAGGCGTTTAATACAAACAATACCTGTATTAATTGGAATTTCTATAATTGTTTTTATGCTTGTAAAGCTACAACCAGGAGATCCATTTTCATCTATGATGGATCCTAATCTTTCACAAGAAATGAAAGAAAAAATGTTGGAACAATTGGGATACAATGATCCCATATTAATTCAGTATTTTAAGTGGCTAATGCAAGCTTTACAAGGAAATCTTGGATATTCTATTCAATTTAAACAGCCAGTTCTAAATGTTATAGGCAGCAGGCTGGGCAATACAGTTATCTTATCTATATGTTCAATGATTCTTAGTATTTTGATAGCGATTCCATGTGGAGTTATAAGCGCCACAAAACAGTTTACTAAAACTGACTACATTGTTACAGTATTTGCATTTATAGGATTATCTATTCCATCCTTTTTCTTTGGTATGATTTTGATTAAAGTGTTTTCTGTAAATCTAGGATGGCTTCCTATATCGGGTATGGTGACTACAGGCGTTAATTTAACTGGCTTGGCATTCGTAATAGATGTTGCAAAGCATATGTTATTGCCGATGATAGTTCTTGCACTAATGAATACGGCTAGTTTAATGCGTTATACACGTTCTGATATGATTGAAATTCTAAAAACAGATTATATACGTACAGCACGTTCAAAAGGAGTTAGGAAGAGGAATGTTATATACCAGCATGCCTTAAAAAATGAACTACTGACTTTAATTACAGTAGTAACTATGCAGATACCATCATTATTATCAGGCGCTCTTCTTACAGAGACAATTTTTGTTTGGCCAGGGATTGGAAGGCTGAATTACAATGCTGTTATTAGCAGGGATTATCCACTTATTATGGGCATAGTTATGATGGTTGCAATAATAAGTTTATTTACGAATTTATTGGCAGATATACTTTATGCAGCTGTAGATAAACGTATAGAATTTGATTAA
- a CDS encoding EamA family transporter gives MFMYAFSIIIVVVSNMIYHICSKSVPEKANPFSSLFITYLTGVIVAAIAFRFYKSDKGFFESFDDLNWASILLGFAIVGLEFGYIMVYRSGWDISIGSLVSNILLALILIPVGIIFYKEGFNINKLLGIILCIIGLIFINKK, from the coding sequence ATGTTTATGTATGCATTTTCTATTATAATTGTTGTTGTATCAAATATGATTTATCATATTTGCTCAAAATCAGTTCCGGAGAAGGCTAACCCTTTCTCTTCTTTATTCATTACTTATTTAACTGGAGTAATTGTAGCCGCTATAGCATTTAGATTTTATAAATCAGATAAAGGATTTTTCGAATCCTTTGATGATCTGAATTGGGCAAGTATATTACTAGGGTTCGCTATTGTTGGTCTTGAATTTGGATATATAATGGTATATAGGTCCGGCTGGGATATAAGTATAGGATCTCTAGTATCTAATATTCTTCTTGCACTCATACTAATTCCAGTAGGTATAATTTTTTATAAGGAAGGTTTTAATATAAATAAATTACTAGGAATAATATTATGCATTATTGGACTAATATTTATAAATAAAAAGTAA
- a CDS encoding ABC transporter ATP-binding protein: protein MIDTILEVDRIRKKYVIEKSFLGREKIVLDAVNDISFSIKKGECFALVGESGCGKSTTARTILKLIDADGGKVIFEDKTLFDVENKKSISNKEMCRLRKDMQIIFQDPFASLDKRMKVGQIIAEGIKKHRLIHGKDAFNIAEEYLRICGMDKEAINRYPHEFSGGQRQRIGIARALAVQPKFVVADEPVASLDVSIQAQIINLLNELKTRYLLTFLFISHDLGVVKYFCDRIAVMYLGNIVELAEKKDLFDNPMHPYTKMLLESMPVSHPKLRKQRLSIKESEMTLKDRENGCKFCNRCLYAYERCKNEIPVFKEIEGDHFIACHLYD from the coding sequence TTGATTGACACTATTTTAGAAGTAGATCGGATTAGAAAGAAATATGTAATTGAAAAAAGCTTTTTGGGAAGAGAAAAGATTGTTTTAGATGCGGTAAATGATATTTCATTCTCAATAAAAAAGGGAGAATGTTTTGCTTTGGTAGGAGAATCAGGATGTGGAAAGTCTACAACAGCCAGAACTATATTGAAATTAATAGATGCTGATGGTGGAAAAGTAATATTTGAAGATAAGACTTTATTTGATGTCGAAAATAAGAAATCAATTAGTAACAAGGAAATGTGTAGATTAAGAAAAGATATGCAGATTATTTTTCAAGATCCATTTGCTAGTTTAGATAAAAGAATGAAAGTTGGACAAATTATAGCAGAAGGAATTAAGAAACATAGATTGATACATGGGAAAGATGCATTTAATATAGCAGAAGAATACTTAAGGATTTGCGGTATGGATAAAGAAGCTATAAATCGATATCCTCATGAATTTAGTGGTGGTCAACGTCAACGAATAGGAATTGCTAGAGCTTTGGCTGTTCAGCCTAAATTTGTGGTTGCAGACGAACCAGTAGCTTCATTAGATGTTTCTATTCAAGCACAGATTATAAATTTACTGAATGAATTAAAAACACGATATCTACTAACTTTTCTGTTTATATCTCATGACTTAGGCGTTGTAAAATATTTCTGTGATAGAATTGCAGTTATGTATTTAGGGAACATTGTTGAGCTGGCTGAAAAAAAAGATTTATTTGATAATCCAATGCATCCATATACAAAAATGTTACTTGAATCTATGCCGGTTAGTCATCCAAAATTGAGGAAGCAGAGGCTTAGTATAAAAGAATCAGAGATGACATTGAAAGATAGAGAAAATGGGTGTAAATTTTGTAATCGCTGCCTATATGCATATGAGCGATGCAAAAATGAAATTCCTGTTTTTAAAGAAATTGAAGGTGATCATTTTATTGCATGCCATTTATATGATTGA
- the opp4C gene encoding oligopeptide ABC transporter permease, with protein MLKHVILTRFLKNKLAAIGFCLLSIFVLAAIFAPFLSSYGRDSIDLLNIESQPSLRHLFGTDELGRDVFTRLLYGGRISLGIAVSATVLQLLIGVTLGCISGFYGGWIDNAIMRIVDTIMCFPFFVIAITVAALAGPSVWNVILIIGLLQWTGVARIVRAEILSIKQSEFIEAARAMGLNSFEIIINHLLPNTLSPVIVNATLAVAQGILMEAGLSFLGLGVKQPEPSWGNILSAAQSMRVLQYEWWLWIPAGVLVFLSVLSINFVGDGLRDALDPKMNI; from the coding sequence GTGCTAAAACATGTAATTTTAACGAGGTTTCTAAAGAATAAGCTGGCCGCAATTGGCTTTTGTCTTTTAAGTATATTTGTATTAGCAGCGATTTTTGCACCCTTTTTGTCAAGTTATGGGAGAGACTCGATAGATTTATTGAATATAGAAAGTCAACCAAGTTTAAGGCATTTATTTGGAACAGATGAACTTGGAAGAGATGTATTTACTAGATTATTATATGGTGGACGTATTTCATTGGGGATTGCAGTAAGTGCAACTGTTTTGCAGCTGCTAATAGGAGTTACGTTAGGATGCATTAGCGGATTTTATGGAGGCTGGATTGATAATGCAATCATGCGTATAGTCGATACAATTATGTGTTTTCCTTTCTTTGTGATAGCAATTACAGTTGCTGCGCTAGCTGGACCTAGTGTTTGGAACGTAATTTTGATTATAGGTCTTTTACAATGGACGGGAGTTGCTAGAATTGTAAGAGCTGAAATTCTTTCTATTAAACAAAGTGAATTTATTGAAGCTGCACGAGCTATGGGGCTTAACAGTTTTGAGATTATTATTAATCATTTGTTACCAAATACATTATCACCAGTTATAGTGAATGCTACGTTGGCTGTTGCACAAGGGATTTTAATGGAAGCTGGTTTAAGCTTCCTAGGATTAGGAGTAAAACAGCCCGAGCCAAGCTGGGGGAATATATTATCAGCAGCTCAAAGTATGCGTGTATTGCAATATGAATGGTGGCTTTGGATTCCCGCAGGAGTATTGGTATTCTTATCAGTTCTATCAATTAATTTTGTAGGGGATGGACTTAGGGATGCTCTTGATCCCAAAATGAATATATAG
- a CDS encoding ABC transporter ATP-binding protein, with protein MDKQILCINNLSVSFGEGKDKVIAVDDVSFAFENGRILGIIGESGCGKSTLALSIMGLLPDKISNIENGEILFNGNDLSKFTEKQFEYIRGNEISMIFQEPMTSLNPVFKIGRQIAEPLKIHKSLYGRALKEKVIEILRAVHIPNPEKVYNSYPHNLSGGMRQRVMIAMALSCEPEILIADEPTTALDVTIQAQILFLLKELNNKVKTSILFITHDLSVVAEVCDEVMVLYGGKVVEQCNVYELFDNAKHPYTLGLLDSQPHRCESGKPLKSIEGIVPSLSDMPSGCRFSNRCSKKFCIKCESDIPPLFNIRDNHKVACWLYEEGKDFD; from the coding sequence ATGGATAAACAAATTCTCTGTATTAATAATCTATCTGTTAGTTTCGGGGAAGGAAAAGATAAAGTAATAGCTGTAGATGATGTAAGCTTTGCTTTTGAAAATGGCAGAATACTAGGAATTATAGGGGAATCTGGTTGTGGTAAGAGTACTTTAGCTTTATCTATCATGGGATTGTTACCAGATAAGATAAGTAATATTGAAAATGGAGAAATATTATTTAATGGAAATGATTTAAGTAAGTTTACAGAAAAACAATTTGAATATATTCGTGGAAATGAAATTTCTATGATATTTCAGGAACCAATGACTTCACTAAATCCAGTATTTAAAATAGGAAGGCAAATAGCAGAGCCGCTAAAGATACATAAAAGTTTGTATGGGAGAGCGCTTAAGGAGAAGGTAATTGAGATTCTTAGAGCAGTCCATATTCCAAATCCAGAAAAAGTTTATAATTCTTATCCACACAACTTGAGTGGAGGGATGCGTCAGAGAGTAATGATTGCAATGGCTCTAAGCTGTGAACCAGAAATATTAATCGCAGATGAACCTACAACAGCGCTAGATGTAACTATTCAGGCTCAAATTCTATTTCTATTAAAAGAATTAAATAATAAAGTTAAAACATCTATTTTGTTTATTACCCATGATTTATCGGTAGTTGCTGAAGTCTGTGATGAAGTTATGGTATTGTACGGAGGAAAGGTGGTTGAGCAATGTAATGTATATGAGTTGTTCGATAATGCTAAACATCCTTATACTCTTGGATTATTGGATTCGCAACCACATAGATGTGAAAGTGGAAAACCTCTAAAAAGTATTGAAGGAATAGTGCCATCTTTATCAGATATGCCCTCAGGGTGCCGATTTAGTAATAGATGCTCTAAAAAGTTTTGCATAAAATGCGAAAGCGATATTCCACCATTATTTAATATTAGAGATAATCATAAAGTAGCATGTTGGTTATATGAGGAGGGAAAGGATTTTGATTGA